CGGGGTTCTCCTCGGACGGCTCGGCCGCCGCCGGCCTTTCGGCGGCTTCGGAACCGGGCGGTTCGGGGAGTTCGGGCCCTTGCACCATGCGTACGGCATCCCTGAGAGCGACCCGTTGTTCCTCGCTCATCATCCCGAAGAAGGCGACCAGAGCGGCCGCCGGGTTGTCGCTCTGCGACCAGGCGTCGTTCATGAGGGCGGCGGAGTAGGCGGCTCGCGTGGAGACCGCTTCATATCGATAGGCCCGGCCTTCCGCCTCCCGGCGGACCCAGCCCTTCTGATGGAGATTGTCCAAAACGGTCATCACCGTGGTGTACGCGATGGACCGTTCCTGTTGAAGGTCTTCCAGGACTTCCCGAACGGTCACCGGGCGGTTCCACTTCCACACCCGCGTCATGACCGAGTCTTCGAGTTCTCCCAATGGGCGAGGCACAGTCCAGAACAATAGTGGGAGAGAGTCAACAAAAAGGGCGTACGACTCGAAGAACGTATGAAACACATGAAACGTCCGAGTCGTACGCCGGGCAGGGCGCGGTTCGTGTCGGGGCGGCCGTGTGCCGCGGAGCCCCGGGCGGGCGCCGCACGGGGGTGGCGCCCCGGAGGGGTCAGACCCCGGCGTCCTTGGGGCCCGAGGCCTGCTGGGCGCTCTCCGCGCGCGCGAGGACGGCGTCGACGGCCGCGTCCTCCTTGGCCTTGTTGGCGCCGCCCTGGGTCTTCACGATCGTCACGATGAGCCCGATGAAGAAGACGGCCATCACGACGGGGGGCACGAGCGCGGAGACGTAGTCCATGCCTCCAGAGTAGCCAGGGGGCGCCATGCCGATGTCTCGGGGTCGGCGACCGGGGTCAGCCCGCCGCGAGCTGCTGCGGAGGGTTCGCCGGGGGCGGTCCCGACTTGCGGCGCGGCGGGAAGACCTCACCCGGGGTGGGAATGGGGCGGTCCGTGCGCGGGGTCCTGGACGGGGGCCGCGACGGGGGTTTCGGCTCAGCCGTCTTCTCCGGCCGGTCGGCGGACCGGCCTCCGGGCAGCGCCAGCAGCCGGGTGCGGGACGCCGGCACCGACGGGACCGCCGCGACCGAGCGGTCCGCGAGCCGGGTGCGTACGTCCTGCTCGGCGAGAACCCGGCAGCGGTCCAGCAGGGCCGCCGCGGCGGGGTTGCCGCGCAGCGCGCGGAGGGCGGCGAGGTCGTCGGGGTTCGGCCGGTAGCCGGCCGCGAGGACCTCCTCCAGGAGCACGAGGTATCCGCCGGCGGTGCCCGGCAGCGCGGCGCGGTAGCGGGCGAGGTCCGCCAGCAGGAAGGCCCGCAGTCTGGCCCCCTCGTGGAGCGCCTCGTCGACGGACTCGGCGAGGCGGAGGCAGTCCTGGACGTCCTCGGCCGAGACGGGACTGGGGTGCAGGGCAAGGGCGAGAGCGCGACGGAGCACACGCAGCTCCTCCGCACCGAACGCC
The window above is part of the Streptomyces sp. NBC_01428 genome. Proteins encoded here:
- a CDS encoding BlaI/MecI/CopY family transcriptional regulator; the protein is MPRPLGELEDSVMTRVWKWNRPVTVREVLEDLQQERSIAYTTVMTVLDNLHQKGWVRREAEGRAYRYEAVSTRAAYSAALMNDAWSQSDNPAAALVAFFGMMSEEQRVALRDAVRMVQGPELPEPPGSEAAERPAAAEPSEENPAAHEDGSGR